Genomic segment of Ranitomeya imitator isolate aRanImi1 chromosome 6, aRanImi1.pri, whole genome shotgun sequence:
agtgccccccataataacagtgatatccacagtgccccataataacagtgatatccacagtgccccccataataacagtgatatccacagtgccccccataataacagtgatatccacagtgccccataataacagtgatatccacagtgccccccataataacagtgatatccacagtgtccccataataacagtgatatccacagtgccccataataacagtgatatccacagtgccccataataacagtgatatccacagtgccccccataataacagtgatatccacagtgccccccataataacagtgatatccacagtgccccccataataacagtgatatccacagtgccccccataataacagtgatatccacagtgccccccataataacagtgatatccacagtgcccccataataacagtgatatccacagtgccccataataacagtgatatccacagtgccccataataacagtgatatccacagtgccccccataataacagtgatatccacagtgccccccataataacagtgatatccacagtgccccccataataacagtgatatccacagtgccccccataataacagtgatatccacagtgtctccataataacagtgatatccacagtgtccccataataacagtgatatccacagtgtccccataataacagtgatatccacagtgtctccataataacagtgatatccacagtgccccataataacagtgatatccacagtgccccataataacagtgatatccacagtgtccccataataacagtgatatccacagtgtccccataataacagtgatatccacagtgtctccataataacagtgatatccacagtgtccccataataacagtgatatccacagtgtccccataataacagtgatatccacagtgtccccataataacagtgatatccacagtgcccccataataacagtgatatccacagtgtccccataataacagtgatatccacagtgtctccataataacagtgatatccacagtgtccccataataacagtgatatccacagtgtctccataataacagtgatatccacagtgtctccataataacagcgatatccacagtgtccccataataacagcgatatccacagtgtcccccataataacagtgatatccacagtgcccccataataacagtgatatccacagtgtccccataataacagtgatatccacagtgtccccataataacagcgatatccacagtgtccccataataacagcgatatccacagtgtcccccataataacagtgatatccacagtgcccccataataacagtgatatccacagtgccccataataacagtgatatccacagtgtccccataataacagtgatatccacagtgcccccataataacagcgatatccacagtgcccccataataacagcgatatccacagtgcccccataataacagtgatatccacagtgtccccataataacagtgatatccacagtgtccccataataacagtgatatccacagtgtccccataataacagtgatatccacagtgtccccataataacagtgatatccacagtgcccccataataacagtgatatccacagtgtccccataataacagtgatatccacagtgccccataataacagtgatatccacagtgtccccataataacagtgatatccacagtgtccccataataacagtgatatccacagtgtccccataataacagtgatatccacagtgtccccataataacagtgatatccacagtgccccccataataacagagatatccacagtgcccccataataacagtgatatccacagtgtccccataataacagtgatatccacagtgtcccataataacagtgatatccacagtgccccccataataacagtgatatccacagtgtccccataataacagtgatatccacagtgtccccataataacagtgatatccacagtgccccataataacagtgatatccacagtgtccccataataacagtgatatccacagtgtccccataataacagtgatatccacagtgccccccataataacagagatatccacagtgcccccataataacagtgatatccacagtgtccccataataacagtgatatccacagtgtcccataataacagtgatatccacagtgccccccataataacagtgatatccacagtgcccccataataacagtgatatccacagtgtccccataataacagtgatatccacagtgcccccataataacagtgatatccacagtgtccccataataacagtgatatccacagtgcccccataataacagtgatatccacagtgcccccataataacagtgatatccacagtgcccccataataacagtgatatccacagtgtcccccataataacagcgacatccacagtgccccataataacagtgatatccacagtgtccccataataacagtgatatccacagtgtccccataataacagtgatatccacagtgtctccataataacagtgatatccacagtgtctccataataacagtgatatccacagtgtctccataataacagtgatatccacagtgtctccataataacagtgatatccacagtgtctccataataacagtgatatccacagtgtccccataataacagtgatatccacagtgtctccataataacagtgatatccacagtgtctccataataacagtgatatccacagtgtccccataataacagtgatatccacagtgtctccataataacagtgatatccacagtgtctccataataacagtgatatccacagtgtctccataataacagtgatatccacagtgtccccataataacagcgatatccacagtgtcccccataataacagtggtatccacagtgcccccataactgttGCAGGTGTATTGTGCAGCCCTGTGTAGTTTCATgtatttttctgtttgtttttcagGCACCGACGGACCCTCCTAAGAAGAAGCCGGACCCTGTGACGTCAGAGACGGTGGTGTTCTGGGGGCTGCGCCTCTGGCAGGTCATTGGGGTCTTCTCCATCTTCGTTTTGGCCGTCAGTAAGTCTCATCCTCGCTCTTCTCTGATGTTTGCTGACACGTTGCTCTGCAGCCTCTTCTGATGGTCTTGTTGCGGGGGATCACCTCGGACCCCCATTCTCTTTGTAGAGTAGACTCTCATATAGAGGACGGGGGCGCTGGAGCTCGGATCTGACCTGCTCTTACACCCTGAACTATACTctagttacatccagagctgcagtcacaagtCTGCCTTTACACCCTGAACTATACTctagttacatccagagctgcagtcacaagtCTGCCTTTACACCCTGAACTATACTctagttacatccagagctgcagtcacaagtCTGCCTGCACACCCTGAACTATGCTctagttacatccagagctgcagtcacaagtCTGCCTGTACACCCTGAACTATACTctagttacatccagagctgcagtcacaagtCTGCCTTTACACCCTGAACTATACTctagttacatccagagctgcagtcacaagtCTGCCTGCACACCCTGAACTATACTctagttacatccagagctgcagtcacaagtCTGCCTGTACACCCTGAACTATACTctagttacatccagagctgcagtcacaagtCTGCCTGCACACCCTGAACTATACTctagttacatccagagctgcagtcacaagtCTACCTTTACACCCTGAACTATACTctagttacatccagagctgcagtcacaagtCTGCCTTTACACCCTCAActagttacatccagagctgcagtcacaagtCTGCCTTTACACCCTCAActagttacatccagagctgcagtcacaagtCTGCCTGCACACCCTGAACTATACTCTAGTTAcaaccagagctgcagtcacaagtCTGCCTGCACACCCTGAGCTATACTCTcgttacatccagagctgcagtcacaagtCTGCCTGCACACCCTGAACTATACTctagttacatccagagctgcagtcacaagtCTGCCTTTACACCCTCAActagttacatccagagctgcagtcacaagtCTGCCTTTACACCCTCAACTAGTTacgtccagagctgcagtcacaagtCTGCCTGCACACCCTCAActagttacatccagagctgcagtcacaagtCTGCCTGCACACCCTGAACTATACTCTAGTTAcaaccagagctgcagtcacaagtCTGCCTGCACACCCTGAGCTATACTCTcgttacatccagagctgcagtcacaagtCTGCCTGCACACCCTGAGCTATACTCTcgttacatccagagctgcagtcacaagtCTGCCTGCACACCCTGAACTATACTctagttacatccagagctgcagtcacaagtCTGCCTGCACACCCTGAACTATACTctagttacatccagagctgcagtcacaagtCTGCCTTTACAACCTGAACTATACTctagttacatccagagctgcagtcacaagtCTGCCTTTACACCCTGAACTATACTctagttacatccagagctgcagtcacaagtCTGCCATTACACCGTGAACTATACTctagttacatccagagctgcagtcacaagtCTGCCTGCACACCCTGAGCTATACTCTcgttacatccagagctgcagtcacaagtCTGCCTTTACACCCTCAActagttacatccagagctgcagtcacaagtCTGCCTGCACACCCTGAACTATACTctagttacatccagagctgcagtcacaagtCTGCCTTTACACCCTGAACTATACTctagttacatccagagctgcagtcacaagtCTGCCTGCACACCCTGAGCTATACTctagttacatccagagctgcagtcacaagtCTGCCTTTACACCTGTAGAGGTTTGTACTCACTCGGTTGCGGTCGGCCCAGGACGCGGTGCTGCTGCAATGTCCAGGCTGGATTATTCAAACCTCATAAACCGCTCAGGAGGATAGCAAAGAAAAGCTCATCTTATACCGGCCCAAGGTGAATACACAAAGTAAAATGTCCATACATTCTAGTGGCTCCGCACACTCAGGATAGTGTCCAGGTCTCAGCACAGACCAACACAGGAGATCCACACAGCTCCAGCCACAGACCCTGAGTGAGACACTCAGCCTCCATCTTATCTgccgtcattcccacccatctctgctGACCGCTCATAACACCCGGCCCTGGACTGGGCTGATAACTCTGTCAGCACTATATGTACTGGAgcatgcttccgagctcacatcaccgcagctaatagccgCGATGACGCATTACTCCCCTCACGGACCCGTCCAGCGGCCATCTTACACACCATAAACTATATTCCAGTTACATCCAGAGCTGAAATCACAAGCCTGCTATTACACCCTGTACTTTACTCCAGTTACATCCAGAGCTGAAATCACAAGCCTGCTATTACACCCTGTACTTCACTCCAGTTACATCCAGAGCTGAAATCACAAGCCTGCTATTACACCCTGTACTTTActccagtgttatgatctggtggccttggagcagcatgagacgtactctggagaaggtggtccctgtactgaccgcagaccctgaacttaacagcacaactagaagtagccgtggggggtacctgacactccctagacccctcgacacagcccaagaactaactacccctaaagacagaaacaggaaatctatcttgcctcagagaaatccccaaaggaaagatagccccccacaattattgactgtgagaggagagggaaaaaacatacgcagatatgaaatcaggatttagcataggaggccatactagctaaaaagaaagcaaAGATCATAATActttgcggtcagtattaaaacactagaaaatatccaccacagaaaatacaaaacaccacatctgactaaagacatggggggtatatctgcatctccagagacacagcaaggctgcaagaaatccttcacagacaaagctggacaagacaaaacatgaaaagtcacagaactataaggtccacagcatgtggacagcaaaaacaaagctaggacttatctttgtagaaaagcacagcaaacaggagagaccagaagggaagtgaatcctccaaaaacaatggacaactggcactgactaaaggatcaagcaaggctatatagcccagcccaaattgcaaaaaatagatacacctgataaatgctgcgaaccaactaccacagcactaccactcataaccaccagagggagcccaagagcagaattcacaacactccagttACATCCAGAGCTGAAATCACAAGCCTGCTATTACACCCTGTACTTTACTCCAGTTACATCCAGAGCTGAAATCACAAGCCTGCTATTACACCCTGTACTTCACTCCAGTTACATCCAGAGCTGAAATCACAAACCTGCTATTACACCCTGTACTTTACTCCAGTTACATCCAGAGCTGAAATCACAAGCCTGCTATTACACCCTGTACTTTACTCCAGTTATATCCAAAGCTGAAATCACAAGCCTGCTATTACACCCTGTACTATATACTCCAGTTACATTCAGAGCTGCAAAAACAATTTTGTGGATAAATTACATTCAACCCCAGTCAtgtccagagctgtaatcacaattCTGCTGTTACGTATAAATCTCCAGTCACTTTCAGAGCTGCATACATACGCCCTGTGCCAGCAGCGACTCCTCCTTCCATGATGACAACACTGCACCACATTTCCCAGCATGCCCTGTTCCTGACTGTGTGTTCTGTATGGGCTTTGTATACTTGTAATGGGGGCACATTTATATCCGTCATCTGCAGCCTATAACTCCCAGCGGCTGGGAAACTACAACTCCTAACATCTCCTACAGTCTGCAGATCACTGGTGAGGAGGCAGGTATAGACCTGAGCAAGTGTTTATGTAACGGAAAAGGAAACAATGTAATCATCTGGATACAAGTAACCAATAACTACAAACCTGCTTTCCTCTTTTCCTCTTTCCTTTCTTCTACTCTGTCCATTGTTGTCTCTTCTGTTCTCTTCTCTCATCCTCTGTTctcttttttccttttcttcttctCCTTTCTCCTTCTTCCTTATCattttctccttcctcttctctttttctccttcttcctcctcttctctttttatttttcttccttcctcttctctttttctttttctccttcctcttctcttttTCCTCCTTCTTTCACCTCTTCCCTCTTtcctcttcttctttccctcttcCCCCTTCCCTCTTCCCCTCCCCTCTTCCGTCTTCCTTCTTccctcttctttcttctttctcaCCCTTCTTCCCtctttcctcttcttcttcttcctcttccttctTCCCCTTCCCTCTTCCTTCTTCTTTCTCTTCCCTCTTCTTCTTCCCCTTCCCTCTTCCTTCTTCTTTCTCTTCCCTCTTCTTTCTTCCTTCTCCCTTCTTCTCTCTTCCGTCTTCCTTCTTCCCTTTTTCCTCTTCCTTCTTTTTCCTCTTCCTTCTTCCCtctttcctcttcttcctcttccctCTTCTCTCTCTTCCTTCTCCCCTCCTCTCTCTTCCCTCTTCCTTCTTCCCTTTTTCCTCTTCCTTCTTTTTCCTCTTCCTTCTTCCCTCTTTCCTCTTCTTCCTTCTTCCCTCTTTCCTCTTCTTCCTTTTTCTTCTTCCCCTTCCCTTTTCCTTCTTCTCTCTCTTCCCTCTTCCTTCTTCCCTTTTTCctcttccttcttcttcctcttccttctTCCCTCTTCCTTCTTCTCTCTTCCTTctatcctcttcttcctcttccttcttccctcttcttcctcttcccctTCCCTCTTTCCTCTTCTTCCTATTTCTTCTTCCCCTTCCCTCTCTTCCTTCTTCCCCTCCCCTCTTtcctcttcttctttccctcttcCCTCTTTCCTCTTCTTTCCCTCTTCCCTCTTtcctcttcttctttccctctttcctcttcttctttccctcttccctcttcttcttcttcttcttcccctTCCCTCTTCCATCCTGTGAAGTCATAACTCTCTGCTGCATCTTCAAATGTCGGATTCCCAGGACCAAGAAAGAGATTGAAGCTCGTTACGCGCAGCGTCAGGCAGGGAAGGAGTACGCCGACAAGCTGGAGTCTGTTCCTCCATTAAATGAGCTGACGGAAATCCCCGGAGGTATGTTCTAATGAagaattaataaccagcaatgTACACAGGTAAAGAGGGCGCCAATAACATGGTGGAGGAGGGGAGAGGGGTGTCTGAGGTGGGGAGCCAGTACTGCGC
This window contains:
- the TMIE gene encoding transmembrane inner ear expressed protein isoform X3, whose protein sequence is MARSRELRRRRLLLPHVLLLLCVRSSEGQMVEAPTDPPKKKPDPVTSETVVFWGLRLWQVIGVFSIFVLAVIITLCCIFKCRIPRTKKEIEARYAQRQAGKEYADKLESVPPLNELTEIPGGSSENLQTLSGQVQSRSHRVLPVVKEEDEMILQGNQ